From Flavipsychrobacter sp., a single genomic window includes:
- a CDS encoding mechanosensitive ion channel family protein, translating to MKVLIRFILLFITVLYSASGVFAQEDSTAKESDSLKNEALIANTKYLQRLDSIKIADSLKRAALESELSSLKTTDNLKKQELLNELEAIKQAEKDALAQKIRRIDSLKQFVTGFPISPFTDTICYVYAKLGPFSPQARAHNVEERIKELEDDVLFNIDSLKVYESEQTVDLLYNDVIVLSITDRDALWMGESTVGLANKYREAIIKSVKAHRKATSVQTLLKEIGLAILVVIFVVVLIKYINKFYKWVLLKIYKGRHTWVKGVRIRNYELFTAQSQIGAMKFAINAIRWLVIAILIYLMLPVLFSIFPWTKNVAGTLFGYVLDPLKKIFSGIWNYLPDLFTVIVIWIVFRYVNKGVKFLRDEVRSGALNLPGFYPDWATPTYQIIRILLFAFMIIVMFPYLPGSDSPAFQGVSVFLGVLFTFGSSGSLSNIVAGLVLTYMRAFKIGDRVKIGEVMGDIIEKTLLVTRVRTIKNEDITIPNSTVMNSHTINYTSASKRYGLIVHSTVTIGYDVPWRKVHELLINAAADTELIQQYPKPFVLQTSLDDYYVSYQINAYTKQPGKQAVIYSSLHQNIQDKFNEAGVEIMSPHYQTLRDGNATTIPSDYLPDDYVPPPFNVKTDKKD from the coding sequence ATGAAGGTTTTGATCAGGTTTATACTGCTATTTATTACTGTATTATATAGCGCGTCTGGCGTTTTTGCTCAAGAAGATAGTACGGCAAAAGAAAGTGATTCATTAAAAAATGAAGCTTTAATTGCTAATACCAAGTATTTACAAAGGTTAGATTCAATTAAAATAGCGGACTCTCTTAAGAGAGCTGCTTTAGAAAGTGAGTTGAGCTCTTTGAAAACAACGGATAATCTAAAAAAGCAAGAATTGCTAAATGAGCTAGAGGCTATAAAACAAGCAGAAAAAGATGCCTTAGCTCAAAAGATAAGACGTATAGACTCATTAAAACAGTTTGTTACGGGTTTTCCTATATCCCCATTCACTGATACGATATGCTATGTATATGCAAAGTTGGGGCCGTTCAGTCCGCAGGCAAGAGCTCATAATGTAGAAGAACGAATTAAAGAGCTTGAAGATGACGTGTTGTTCAATATTGATTCTTTGAAAGTATATGAATCAGAACAAACAGTAGACTTATTATATAATGATGTGATAGTACTAAGCATAACTGATAGGGATGCTTTGTGGATGGGGGAGAGTACAGTAGGTTTAGCTAATAAGTATCGTGAGGCAATTATAAAGTCAGTTAAGGCACATAGAAAAGCAACCAGTGTACAAACCTTACTAAAGGAAATAGGGTTGGCCATTTTGGTAGTCATCTTTGTTGTAGTCTTGATCAAGTATATCAATAAGTTTTATAAGTGGGTACTACTCAAGATCTATAAGGGGAGACATACATGGGTGAAAGGTGTGAGAATCAGAAATTATGAGTTGTTTACCGCGCAAAGCCAAATAGGTGCGATGAAATTCGCCATTAATGCTATTAGATGGCTAGTTATTGCAATACTCATTTATTTAATGTTACCAGTGCTATTCTCCATTTTTCCGTGGACGAAAAATGTTGCTGGTACGCTATTCGGTTATGTATTAGATCCACTGAAGAAAATATTTTCAGGCATTTGGAATTACTTGCCTGATTTGTTTACAGTAATAGTTATATGGATTGTATTTAGATATGTAAATAAGGGGGTTAAGTTTTTACGAGATGAGGTACGTTCAGGTGCGCTTAACCTACCTGGTTTTTATCCTGATTGGGCTACTCCTACATATCAAATAATAAGGATATTGCTTTTCGCATTCATGATAATAGTGATGTTCCCTTATTTGCCAGGTTCTGATTCCCCGGCGTTTCAGGGAGTCTCCGTCTTTTTAGGTGTATTATTTACTTTCGGCTCTTCAGGTTCGCTATCAAATATTGTAGCAGGCTTAGTGTTAACTTATATGAGAGCTTTTAAAATAGGAGATAGAGTTAAGATAGGAGAAGTGATGGGTGATATCATAGAGAAAACACTATTGGTAACACGTGTACGCACAATAAAAAATGAAGATATTACAATACCGAACTCTACAGTAATGAATAGCCATACGATCAACTATACGTCTGCATCTAAAAGGTATGGATTGATCGTTCACTCAACAGTTACAATTGGGTACGATGTGCCATGGCGTAAAGTTCATGAGCTATTAATAAATGCTGCAGCTGATACAGAACTGATTCAGCAGTACCCAAAACCTTTTGTACTGCAAACAAGTTTAGATGATTACTATGTCAGTTATCAAATTAATGCCTATACAAAACAACCAGGCAAGCAAGCAGTAATTTATTCATCATTACATCAGAATATTCAAGATAAGTTTAATGAAGCTGGAGTAGAAATAATGTCTCCACATTATCAAACATTGAGAGATGGGAATGCAACAACCATACCGTCAGATTACCTTCCTGATGATTATGTACCACCTCCTTTTAATGTAAAAACAGATAAAAAGGATTAA
- a CDS encoding APC family permease, producing MSHPKKLKQLAATAICGNDITSSCLYVSALTILYAGQYAWISLLMVAAVLFLFRKIYGEVVGALPLNGGAYNVLLNTTSKSNASVAACLTILSYMATAVISASEGMHYLHSMVHSIDVTLATIILLGLFLFLTILGISESSIVAIIIFITHLATMALLIIAGVWFVATHGFDIAAANFKLPVKGGSITMALVFGFSTAMLGISGFESSANFVEEQDKGVFPKTLRNMWISVSVINPLMALVAISILPIGEVDGHKEALLSHLGTVAGGDAMGGILSKIISIDAVLVLSGAVLTSYVGVSGLIKRMTLDRVLPQVLLKETKKGSPWLILVIFFLLCLSVLFISRGDLGVLAGVYTISFLLVMVYFGYGNFLLKIKRARLPRPEYAHPVMVAVAVLALVIAIYGNITMHSEYLVFFLNYFVPAMVIIYLFLRRNELLQYMLVLANSFFDSLQKLAHRSRVGLKRAIRKLSGQEFVYFTKGDDISILNKVMIYVQQNEITRRLKIVTVVNEEKKISEGFLQDFEVLDRAYPEIKIEFIQIKGEFGPELINRLSEDWKIPHNFMFISSPSDRFSHRVEDLGGVRLII from the coding sequence ATGAGTCATCCCAAGAAGTTAAAGCAGCTGGCAGCAACTGCGATTTGTGGAAACGATATTACGTCATCTTGTTTATATGTATCGGCACTAACTATTTTGTATGCAGGTCAGTATGCTTGGATATCCCTATTAATGGTGGCTGCCGTTTTGTTCTTGTTTAGAAAGATATATGGAGAAGTTGTAGGAGCCTTGCCGCTGAATGGTGGTGCTTATAATGTATTACTAAATACGACAAGTAAAAGTAATGCGTCTGTTGCGGCATGTTTGACGATACTGTCTTACATGGCAACAGCTGTGATATCAGCGAGTGAAGGGATGCATTATCTGCATAGTATGGTGCATAGTATTGATGTTACCTTGGCTACTATAATTCTGTTAGGCCTCTTTTTATTCTTAACCATATTGGGTATTTCAGAATCTTCTATAGTCGCTATTATAATATTTATTACCCACCTTGCTACAATGGCTTTATTGATAATTGCCGGAGTTTGGTTTGTAGCCACACATGGTTTTGATATAGCAGCTGCCAACTTTAAATTGCCTGTAAAAGGAGGTAGTATCACTATGGCCTTAGTGTTTGGTTTTAGTACAGCTATGTTGGGTATTTCTGGATTTGAGAGTTCTGCAAACTTTGTTGAGGAGCAAGATAAAGGTGTATTCCCGAAAACATTGAGGAACATGTGGATCTCAGTATCTGTAATTAATCCGTTAATGGCTCTGGTTGCTATTTCTATATTGCCTATAGGAGAAGTAGATGGTCATAAAGAAGCATTATTATCTCACTTAGGTACTGTTGCCGGTGGTGACGCTATGGGTGGTATTTTATCGAAAATTATTTCAATTGATGCCGTTTTGGTATTAAGTGGTGCTGTGCTTACTTCTTATGTGGGTGTTAGTGGTTTGATAAAAAGGATGACTTTGGATAGAGTATTGCCACAGGTATTGCTAAAAGAGACTAAAAAGGGTAGCCCTTGGTTGATTTTGGTTATTTTCTTCCTATTGTGCCTTTCTGTATTGTTTATTAGTAGAGGTGACCTAGGCGTGCTTGCAGGCGTATACACAATATCTTTTTTATTGGTAATGGTGTATTTCGGTTATGGTAACTTCTTATTAAAGATAAAAAGAGCAAGATTACCTCGTCCTGAATATGCACATCCCGTTATGGTTGCAGTAGCAGTACTGGCATTGGTAATAGCTATATATGGTAATATTACAATGCACTCAGAGTATTTGGTATTCTTCCTTAATTATTTTGTTCCGGCTATGGTGATCATATATTTGTTCCTTCGCCGTAATGAGTTGTTGCAATATATGCTGGTATTAGCCAATAGTTTCTTCGATTCTTTACAAAAGCTAGCACATAGGAGTAGAGTAGGACTAAAAAGAGCCATAAGGAAATTATCAGGTCAGGAGTTTGTATACTTTACTAAAGGTGATGATATCTCTATCCTTAATAAGGTGATGATTTATGTGCAGCAAAATGAGATCACAAGAAGGCTTAAGATAGTAACAGTTGTAAATGAAGAGAAGAAAATATCTGAAGGCTTTTTGCAAGACTTTGAAGTATTAGATAGAGCTTATCCTGAAATAAAAATAGAGTTCATTCAGATAAAGGGCGAGTTTGGGCCTGAGTTAATTAATCGACTGAGTGAGGATTGGAAGATCCCGCACAACTTTATGTTCATCAGTTCGCCTAGTGATCGCTTCAGTCATAGGGTAGAGGATCTCGGTGGTGTACGATTAATTATATAG
- a CDS encoding cation:proton antiporter encodes MELHAHVIIIILSSIVILSYFFTLISNKTNIPSVLLLISTGIGIKYLSAHYGYVEKDVDVLVKTLGAIGLIMIILEAALDLDVHKKKITLVRNSFLSALFIFLASALAIAYLLQSWLYEPFMTAFVYAIPMSIISSAIVIPSTNNLPHEKKEFIIYESSFSDILGIMVFNYFLMDNVLSFSSSLAFLGRVGLAIAVSILASVLLVYLLSKMEHSLKYFLVFAILSIVYASGELIHLPALLIVLVFGLVLNNSPKIVIKRYSHKVPLRKLIGVIDFMKSITAETSFLIRTFFFILFGYTINLRVLIEPDVVFIGSIIVAILLFIRFLYLRLILKTNLFPEIFLMPRGLVTILLFYSIPASKKLSTFNVGILFYVVVLTSIIMAIGLIFYKKEDKARYLKTTEENAI; translated from the coding sequence ATGGAGTTACACGCACACGTCATAATTATTATACTTAGTAGTATTGTGATACTTAGCTACTTCTTTACCCTTATAAGTAATAAAACCAATATCCCTTCGGTTCTTTTGCTTATATCAACAGGTATTGGTATTAAGTATCTATCAGCACACTATGGCTACGTAGAAAAGGATGTAGATGTGCTTGTAAAAACACTTGGGGCAATTGGGCTAATAATGATCATACTTGAAGCTGCTTTGGATCTTGATGTTCATAAAAAGAAAATAACACTCGTAAGAAACTCTTTCCTTTCTGCTTTATTTATTTTTCTAGCGTCTGCTCTTGCTATTGCATATTTATTGCAAAGCTGGCTATACGAGCCCTTTATGACAGCTTTCGTTTATGCCATACCAATGAGTATTATCAGTAGTGCAATAGTAATTCCTAGCACAAACAATCTACCCCATGAGAAAAAGGAATTCATCATATATGAATCTTCTTTTTCAGACATTTTAGGCATCATGGTTTTCAATTATTTTTTGATGGACAATGTGCTTAGTTTCAGTTCTAGTTTAGCATTTCTTGGCAGAGTAGGTCTTGCAATAGCTGTATCTATTCTAGCTTCTGTACTTCTTGTTTACCTTTTATCAAAAATGGAACATAGCTTAAAATACTTTTTAGTGTTTGCTATACTTTCCATAGTTTATGCATCGGGCGAACTTATTCATTTACCAGCCCTACTTATAGTACTTGTATTTGGTCTTGTCTTAAACAACAGCCCTAAAATTGTAATAAAGAGATATAGTCACAAGGTTCCCTTGAGAAAACTTATTGGTGTAATAGACTTCATGAAATCTATTACTGCTGAAACATCTTTTTTAATAAGAACCTTTTTCTTCATTTTATTTGGCTACACCATAAACTTAAGAGTGCTTATAGAGCCTGACGTTGTTTTCATAGGCAGTATTATTGTAGCCATATTGTTGTTTATTCGCTTTTTATACCTAAGGTTGATTTTGAAAACTAACCTTTTCCCTGAGATTTTCTTAATGCCGAGAGGTCTTGTTACAATACTATTGTTTTACAGTATCCCAGCATCAAAGAAACTAAGCACTTTCAACGTAGGTATCTTATTCTATGTTGTTGTACTTACGAGTATAATAATGGCAATAGGTCTTATTTTTTATAAAAAAGAAGACAAAGCCCGATACCTCAAAACTACCGAGGAAAATGCTATATAA
- a CDS encoding YraN family protein, translating into MTKHKETGIKGELIAQNFLQKKGYQILYTNWRNGQKEIDIITTINTLLVFVEVKTRANYNYGYPEEAVTPKKQTFLKAAAEAFLLENPKYEEVRFDIISILLEKDTVKEIKHIEDAFF; encoded by the coding sequence ATGACCAAACATAAAGAAACTGGAATAAAAGGTGAACTAATTGCTCAAAACTTTTTACAAAAAAAGGGTTATCAAATACTATATACCAATTGGCGAAACGGGCAAAAAGAAATTGACATAATAACTACGATTAATACGTTACTGGTTTTTGTTGAGGTAAAAACCCGGGCAAATTATAATTATGGTTACCCTGAAGAAGCCGTAACACCTAAAAAGCAAACTTTCTTAAAGGCTGCGGCTGAAGCCTTTTTATTAGAAAACCCAAAATATGAGGAAGTCAGATTCGATATCATAAGCATCTTATTAGAAAAGGATACAGTTAAAGAAATAAAACATATAGAAGATGCTTTCTTCTAG
- a CDS encoding bifunctional phosphoglucose/phosphomannose isomerase, translating to MKQLVQNFPIQLQEAIAIGQNYRFLTAKKTFSNVVLTGLGGSGIGGSIIQNFVFDKLNVPFVVNKAYALPSFVGSETLVIVSSYSGNTEETLAAMKQAIKAKATIVCVTSGGKVAEMAKKKDLDCILLPAGMPPRSCLGYSMTQLLYILSHFKMIKGNFEKELKSSIKMMQTDLKGIQTKARALAKKLHGKLPIIYTSADFEGVAVRFRQQLNENSKVLCWHHVIPEMNHNELVGWRDEADDKVVVILRNENDYERVQLRIEINKKIIKQYTKNIIEVYSKGNSYWERVFYLIHLTDWVSVYLAELRNQDPIEVNVIDYLKGALAKS from the coding sequence ATGAAACAACTAGTGCAAAACTTCCCGATTCAGCTACAAGAGGCAATAGCAATTGGCCAAAATTATCGCTTCCTTACGGCTAAAAAAACATTCTCGAATGTTGTTTTAACAGGCTTGGGAGGTAGTGGTATTGGAGGTTCAATAATACAAAACTTTGTATTTGATAAGCTAAATGTACCATTTGTAGTTAATAAGGCATATGCATTACCGTCGTTTGTTGGTAGTGAAACATTGGTGATAGTTTCTTCTTATTCAGGAAATACAGAAGAAACCCTTGCTGCAATGAAACAGGCTATAAAGGCTAAAGCAACAATTGTTTGCGTAACATCGGGTGGTAAAGTAGCTGAAATGGCTAAGAAGAAGGACCTTGATTGTATACTATTGCCTGCGGGTATGCCTCCTCGTTCTTGTTTAGGGTATTCAATGACACAGTTATTGTATATTCTTAGTCATTTTAAGATGATAAAAGGAAACTTTGAAAAAGAGTTAAAGTCATCCATTAAAATGATGCAAACGGACCTAAAGGGTATACAGACAAAAGCTCGTGCATTGGCAAAGAAATTACATGGTAAATTACCTATAATATACACTTCTGCAGATTTTGAAGGAGTAGCAGTACGTTTCCGCCAACAGCTCAACGAAAATAGCAAGGTTTTGTGCTGGCATCATGTTATTCCAGAGATGAATCATAATGAACTTGTAGGATGGAGGGATGAAGCTGATGATAAAGTTGTTGTGATATTAAGAAATGAGAATGATTATGAGCGTGTGCAATTGAGAATAGAAATAAATAAAAAGATCATAAAACAATACACCAAGAATATAATAGAGGTTTATTCTAAAGGTAATAGCTATTGGGAGCGTGTGTTTTATTTGATACACCTTACTGATTGGGTTTCAGTATACTTGGCAGAATTACGCAATCAAGACCCAATAGAGGTGAATGTAATTGACTATTTGAAGGGTGCTTTAGCAAAGTCTTAG
- the fsa gene encoding fructose-6-phosphate aldolase has protein sequence MKFFIDTANLDTIKEANDLGVLDGVTTNPSLMAKEGIRGEEAIIAHYKKICEIVDGPVSAEVLSTDFDGIVEEGKKLAALHENIVVKVPMIKEGIKAIKWFTDNGIKTNCTLVFSAGQAILAAKAGATFVSPFIGRIDDSNWDGIDLIEQIVDIYNAQGYMTEVLAASIRNPLHIVRCAEVGADVCTCPLEPMLGLLKHPLTDIGLKKFLEDAQSMK, from the coding sequence ATGAAATTTTTTATAGATACAGCTAACTTGGATACGATCAAAGAAGCTAATGACCTAGGAGTGTTAGACGGTGTAACCACTAATCCTAGTTTGATGGCAAAAGAAGGCATTCGTGGTGAAGAGGCCATTATTGCTCACTACAAAAAGATTTGTGAGATCGTTGATGGGCCAGTAAGTGCTGAAGTGTTAAGTACAGATTTTGATGGAATAGTAGAAGAAGGTAAGAAGCTTGCTGCTCTTCATGAAAATATAGTAGTAAAAGTGCCGATGATAAAAGAAGGTATCAAAGCTATTAAATGGTTTACTGATAATGGCATAAAAACTAACTGTACTCTTGTTTTTTCTGCAGGTCAAGCTATATTAGCGGCAAAAGCGGGCGCTACTTTTGTTTCTCCATTTATCGGTCGTATTGATGATAGTAACTGGGATGGTATTGATTTAATAGAGCAAATAGTAGATATATACAACGCTCAAGGTTATATGACAGAAGTACTTGCAGCTTCTATTCGTAATCCTTTACATATAGTTCGTTGTGCAGAGGTTGGTGCTGATGTTTGTACTTGTCCTTTAGAGCCTATGCTAGGTCTTTTAAAGCATCCTCTTACAGATATCGGTCTTAAGAAGTTTTTAGAAGATGCTCAATCTATGAAATAA
- a CDS encoding D-alanine--D-alanine ligase → MKKNIALIAGGYSGEFVISLETAETITKHLDAEKYNVYKIIVDKNDWWYETTIGDKVSVDKNDFTIKLNNEKIVFDAAFLAIHGTPGEDGRMQGYLDMIGLPYTSCNAIVSAVTFNKSYCNKVVDAFNIVNIANSVHLIKNEPYSVGNILEKLKLPMFVKPNESGSSLGVSKVKNVEELLPAIENAFKEDNQVLIEEYIEGREVTIGVYRIGNHLHTLPPTEIVSKNEFFDYEAKYTPGVTNEITPAPIDDDVLEQLKNKSEYIYRHLNCRSIVRIDYILQKGTNKLYFLEVNTMPGQSEASIVPQQVHASGKTLREFYGELIEDCLMEKTELV, encoded by the coding sequence ATGAAGAAGAATATTGCACTAATTGCTGGTGGTTATTCCGGTGAATTTGTGATTTCGCTAGAAACAGCTGAAACTATTACAAAGCACTTGGATGCTGAGAAATACAATGTATATAAGATAATTGTAGATAAAAATGACTGGTGGTATGAAACTACCATAGGTGATAAGGTGTCTGTAGATAAAAATGATTTTACGATTAAGCTTAATAATGAGAAGATTGTATTCGATGCAGCTTTCTTAGCTATACATGGCACACCTGGAGAAGATGGGCGCATGCAGGGCTATCTAGATATGATAGGGCTGCCATATACTTCTTGTAATGCTATTGTTTCTGCAGTAACATTTAATAAAAGCTATTGTAATAAGGTAGTAGATGCTTTCAATATTGTAAATATTGCAAACTCGGTACATCTAATCAAAAATGAACCATATTCTGTAGGCAATATTCTAGAGAAACTAAAACTACCTATGTTTGTTAAGCCTAATGAGAGTGGTTCCAGTTTAGGTGTTAGTAAGGTTAAAAATGTGGAAGAGTTGTTGCCAGCCATAGAAAATGCTTTTAAGGAAGATAATCAAGTGCTAATTGAAGAGTATATAGAAGGACGAGAAGTAACGATCGGTGTATATAGAATTGGTAATCATTTACACACATTACCACCAACAGAGATAGTGAGTAAGAATGAGTTTTTTGATTATGAAGCAAAGTATACACCTGGGGTAACAAATGAAATAACGCCAGCTCCCATAGACGATGATGTTTTAGAACAGTTGAAAAACAAGTCTGAATATATATATAGACATTTGAATTGTAGAAGTATTGTACGTATAGATTATATACTGCAAAAAGGTACCAATAAGCTTTATTTCTTAGAAGTGAATACAATGCCTGGACAAAGTGAAGCAAGTATAGTTCCTCAGCAGGTACATGCTTCTGGCAAAACACTTAGGGAGTTTTATGGGGAACTTATTGAGGACTGTTTAATGGAGAAAACTGAGTTGGTATAG
- a CDS encoding PASTA domain-containing protein: MATIYIVFFASLSRITNHGEEVKIPNVIGRDLNTAVLEIEKQGFLVDVDSVFELKKKSNIVLSQKPDTGSIVKRGRTIFITVNKAQAPLAPMPNLLNLSFRSAEMVLRSNKLRLGDTTYIPDIAKGAILEQRYEGKPVSVGRMIPLGSKIDLVIGDGLGNTEFDVPNTIGMSYMEAVAVLSANGLAFHVVWEGAITDSAMAQVYDQYPKALNQFKEHNRIKEGDIIDIRVKQGTFDDGL, translated from the coding sequence ATGGCAACAATTTATATTGTCTTTTTTGCAAGCCTAAGCCGCATAACCAATCATGGTGAAGAGGTAAAGATACCTAACGTAATAGGTCGCGATCTTAATACGGCAGTATTAGAAATAGAAAAACAGGGTTTTCTCGTTGATGTGGATTCTGTGTTTGAGTTAAAGAAAAAATCGAACATTGTATTATCTCAAAAACCGGATACTGGTTCAATAGTGAAGCGCGGGAGAACTATATTTATTACGGTTAATAAAGCCCAAGCACCACTTGCTCCAATGCCCAATTTATTAAATCTCTCTTTCAGGAGCGCCGAAATGGTTTTGAGAAGCAACAAACTACGTTTGGGTGACACTACATACATCCCGGATATAGCAAAAGGAGCAATCTTAGAGCAAAGATATGAAGGGAAGCCTGTATCTGTAGGTAGAATGATTCCACTTGGAAGTAAGATAGATCTGGTTATTGGTGATGGGTTGGGTAATACGGAGTTTGATGTGCCCAATACTATAGGTATGTCATATATGGAAGCTGTTGCCGTACTTAGCGCAAATGGTTTAGCTTTTCATGTAGTATGGGAAGGTGCTATTACAGATTCAGCCATGGCTCAAGTTTATGATCAATACCCTAAGGCACTAAATCAGTTTAAAGAACATAATAGAATTAAAGAAGGCGATATCATTGATATAAGGGTAAAACAAGGAACCTTCGATGATGGGTTATAG
- a CDS encoding T9SS type A sorting domain-containing protein — protein MLKLPVAFIVTLLVMHTGKLCAQEYLLPLKDNPVVDVVDKTDKKARKTTAISLPFFEDFTTYSVKPDEAKWVDNKVYINNTMCVNPISRGVATFDALNQFGLPYEAVNSNSKYADSLTSQRIDLSTHVPSDSIYLSFFYQPQGNGFYPEPEDSLMLFMRTTNAWTLVWSTPGNTLQPFKQVILPVTDSNYFHDGFQIRFVNKATMVLNDDVWNVDYIKLDANRGINDTAINDVAYTIQPTSFLSDYTSMPFHQYKADANTERAVNMEAYIRNNGTTGNNVNHNLVAKEVISNSNLSSNTGNNLALSANNTSTVSFTNYTTLPAAPQKNHPSIFENKYYIESVSANDRKENDTIVHNQIFHNYLAYDDGTAEKSYFLNQFPTLPGKTAIEYHLNEPDTLNGISIYFGRQLPLATNKYFSVAVYSDIAFNGGTEKLIFQEDFLNPVYSVVNHMWTYKFNKPVPLPAGTFYIGTIQPALSSSDSLYFGVDVNRVGANHLYYNVLNTWQSSNITGALMIRPVFGTVFPSAVANTGETKGGNWSLTPNPATDIVTVKVNSDREKHYEIVDVQGRVMMRGVLRSDGKIQIGGLHSGMYFVHITIEGLEPEQPQKLIKI, from the coding sequence ATGTTAAAGCTTCCTGTCGCATTTATTGTCACATTACTTGTTATGCACACTGGTAAATTGTGTGCACAAGAGTATCTATTGCCATTAAAAGATAATCCTGTAGTTGATGTTGTAGATAAGACTGATAAAAAGGCAAGAAAAACCACTGCCATTTCGTTGCCGTTTTTTGAAGATTTTACAACCTATAGTGTTAAACCTGATGAAGCTAAGTGGGTAGACAATAAAGTGTATATTAATAATACAATGTGTGTTAATCCCATTAGTCGTGGAGTTGCAACTTTTGATGCACTTAATCAGTTCGGTTTGCCATATGAAGCTGTTAATAGCAATTCTAAATATGCTGATAGCTTAACTTCTCAAAGAATAGACTTATCTACCCATGTACCTTCTGATAGTATTTATTTGAGCTTTTTTTATCAGCCCCAGGGGAATGGCTTTTACCCTGAACCCGAGGATTCTCTAATGCTGTTTATGCGTACTACTAATGCATGGACTTTGGTATGGTCTACGCCTGGTAATACTCTGCAACCATTTAAGCAGGTGATATTGCCCGTAACAGACTCCAATTATTTTCATGACGGTTTTCAGATCAGGTTTGTGAATAAAGCTACAATGGTATTGAATGATGATGTATGGAATGTAGACTACATAAAACTAGATGCCAATAGAGGAATTAATGATACTGCAATAAATGATGTAGCATATACTATTCAGCCTACTTCATTTTTAAGTGACTATACCTCTATGCCTTTTCATCAGTATAAAGCAGATGCTAACACAGAAAGGGCGGTAAACATGGAAGCTTACATACGTAATAACGGAACTACAGGTAATAATGTTAATCACAACCTTGTAGCAAAAGAAGTGATTTCTAATAGTAACCTATCTAGTAATACAGGTAACAATCTTGCCCTTAGCGCTAATAACACTTCTACGGTTTCTTTTACAAACTATACAACTTTGCCGGCAGCACCTCAAAAGAATCATCCTTCTATCTTTGAGAATAAATATTATATAGAATCAGTTTCTGCTAATGATAGAAAGGAAAATGATACTATAGTACATAATCAGATTTTTCATAATTATTTAGCATATGATGACGGTACTGCTGAGAAAAGCTATTTCTTAAATCAGTTTCCGACATTACCTGGTAAAACTGCAATCGAATATCATTTAAACGAACCTGATACGCTAAATGGCATATCTATATATTTTGGTAGGCAGCTGCCTTTAGCTACTAATAAGTATTTTTCAGTGGCAGTTTATAGTGATATCGCATTTAATGGAGGTACAGAGAAGCTTATTTTTCAAGAAGATTTTTTGAATCCTGTTTATTCTGTAGTGAACCATATGTGGACATATAAGTTTAATAAGCCTGTACCATTACCTGCGGGAACTTTTTACATAGGTACTATACAACCTGCATTAAGTAGTAGTGATAGCCTATATTTTGGTGTGGATGTGAATAGGGTTGGTGCTAATCATTTATACTATAATGTTCTTAATACTTGGCAGTCGTCTAACATCACTGGAGCATTGATGATAAGGCCGGTATTTGGCACTGTTTTCCCTTCGGCTGTAGCTAATACTGGCGAAACAAAAGGTGGTAACTGGTCTTTGACTCCAAATCCCGCTACTGATATTGTTACGGTAAAAGTTAATAGCGATAGGGAAAAGCATTATGAGATCGTAGATGTTCAAGGTAGGGTAATGATGAGAGGAGTGCTGAGGTCTGATGGTAAAATTCAAATTGGAGGCTTGCATTCGGGTATGTACTTTGTACATATTACAATTGAAGGTCTTGAACCAGAACAGCCTCAAAAGTTGATAAAGATTTAA
- a CDS encoding rhodanese-like domain-containing protein, with product MKEITVEALKQRVDNGENLHVLDVRELEEYNEYNIGAQLIPLGNIMNMMIDEIEDLKEEEVIIHCRSGKRSMQACMVLEQAGFTNLVNVTGGALAWQEKYGNTKLG from the coding sequence ATGAAAGAGATAACAGTAGAAGCGTTAAAGCAAAGAGTTGATAATGGTGAAAATTTACACGTATTAGATGTAAGAGAGCTTGAAGAATACAATGAATATAATATTGGAGCTCAGCTAATACCGTTAGGTAATATAATGAACATGATGATAGATGAGATTGAAGACTTAAAGGAAGAAGAGGTGATCATTCATTGTCGTTCAGGTAAAAGAAGTATGCAAGCTTGTATGGTTTTAGAACAAGCTGGTTTTACAAATTTGGTGAATGTTACAGGAGGTGCTCTTGCGTGGCAAGAAAAGTATGGTAATACTAAGTTGGGATAA